From a region of the uncultured Desulfatiglans sp. genome:
- a CDS encoding hypothetical protein (Evidence 5 : Unknown function), with amino-acid sequence MELNYLYETKATAGMAKYSVGLCSAAFSRERSQRISLGPRLPTEEGKLRLYEGPDAANRSPL; translated from the coding sequence TTGGAATTAAATTACCTTTATGAGACCAAGGCTACCGCCGGAATGGCGAAATACTCTGTCGGTTTGTGTTCTGCAGCCTTTTCGCGGGAAAGAAGCCAGCGGATTTCTCTGGGGCCCAGGCTCCCGACTGAAGAGGGCAAACTACGTCTCTATGAAGGGCCGGATGCGGCGAACCGGTCACCTCTTTAA
- a CDS encoding hypothetical protein (Evidence 5 : Unknown function), whose translation MESTFLYTLDMAYNPIKTSAGIKEAGFGSNHP comes from the coding sequence ATGGAATCAACCTTTCTCTATACGTTGGACATGGCTTACAACCCGATTAAAACCAGCGCCGGGATTAAAGAAGCAGGGTTCGGTTCCAACCATCCATAA
- a CDS encoding hypothetical protein (Evidence 5 : Unknown function) → MALQDSLFKRCLFKGLGSKFKHFFPDTLLTTREGLWKDLNPSARQPWGAAGSQVT, encoded by the coding sequence GTGGCGCTTCAGGACTCTTTGTTTAAAAGATGCCTTTTCAAGGGCTTAGGTTCGAAATTCAAACATTTCTTCCCCGATACCCTTCTTACGACGAGAGAAGGACTTTGGAAAGACTTGAATCCCAGCGCCCGGCAGCCGTGGGGGGCGGCAGGATCCCAGGTGACATAG
- a CDS encoding hypothetical protein (Evidence 5 : Unknown function), translating to MKRLLKVFTLLELWHDKCFFLSGNGLSNLGVNRHLGLCGGLQAVSATT from the coding sequence ATGAAACGGCTTTTGAAGGTCTTTACGCTCCTTGAACTCTGGCATGATAAATGCTTCTTTCTATCTGGAAATGGTCTTTCCAATCTTGGCGTCAATCGGCACCTTGGGTTGTGCGGCGGACTACAAGCCGTCTCAGCAACCACGTGA
- a CDS encoding hypothetical protein (Evidence 5 : Unknown function), which yields MRDKEPARKTSGIKSKITAQKISLPIPAINDRYHLIFSETIPKSPNTPRGNFHLETDGSHNLIRIDIRLLNFKHKVYHA from the coding sequence TTGAGGGACAAAGAACCTGCCCGCAAAACATCTGGAATCAAAAGCAAAATCACTGCACAGAAGATCAGCCTCCCCATCCCTGCGATCAACGACCGATACCATCTCATTTTTTCCGAAACCATTCCGAAAAGTCCTAACACTCCTCGAGGGAATTTCCATCTCGAAACAGACGGCTCCCACAATCTAATCCGCATAGACATTCGATTATTGAATTTTAAGCATAAAGTATACCATGCATAG